One genomic segment of Chloroflexota bacterium includes these proteins:
- a CDS encoding R2-like ligand-binding oxidase has product MPHPTFITTTRGLDRTAPAMMLYEKAKRLGIWNPSDLDLAQDILDWQWLKKDEQDLILRLTALFQAGEEAVTRDLLPLIQVIASEGRLEEEMFLTTFLFEEAKHTDFFRRFLDQVARVRGELTHYHTKNYRAIFYAALPRALGRLREDASPRAQAEAAVTYNLIVEGVLAETGYHAYLTALERNGLMPGTCKAIKLLKQDESRHLAYGIYLLSRLVAADGKLWKVIEARMNKLLTPALGIIGDAFAAYDPIPFGLNYDEFVEFATTQFRHRIERVERARGASLDAITKVTQDVIEQGET; this is encoded by the coding sequence ATGCCTCATCCCACTTTTATCACGACCACACGCGGGCTGGATCGTACCGCGCCGGCGATGATGTTGTACGAAAAAGCGAAACGCCTCGGCATCTGGAATCCGAGCGACCTTGATCTGGCGCAAGATATTCTTGATTGGCAATGGCTCAAGAAAGATGAGCAGGATTTGATCTTGCGGCTCACCGCGCTGTTTCAAGCCGGCGAAGAAGCCGTCACGCGCGATCTCTTGCCGCTGATCCAGGTCATCGCGTCCGAGGGACGACTCGAAGAAGAAATGTTTCTGACGACGTTCTTGTTCGAGGAAGCCAAGCACACCGATTTCTTCCGGCGCTTTCTCGATCAGGTCGCGCGCGTGCGCGGCGAGTTGACGCACTATCATACCAAAAATTATCGCGCGATTTTCTACGCCGCATTGCCGCGCGCGCTCGGTCGTTTGCGCGAAGACGCGTCCCCGCGCGCCCAAGCCGAGGCGGCGGTCACGTACAACCTGATCGTCGAGGGTGTGCTCGCCGAAACGGGCTATCACGCGTACCTCACCGCACTTGAACGGAACGGGTTGATGCCGGGGACGTGCAAGGCGATCAAACTGCTCAAGCAGGACGAGTCGCGGCACCTCGCGTACGGCATTTACTTGTTGTCGCGTCTCGTCGCGGCAGACGGCAAGTTGTGGAAGGTGATCGAAGCCAGGATGAACAAACTGTTGACGCCCGCGCTCGGCATCATCGGCGACGCGTTCGCCGCGTACGATCCGATTCCGTTCGGCTTGAACTACGACGAGTTCGTCGAGTTCGCGACGACGCAATTTCGACATCGCATCGAACGCGTGGAGCGCGCGCGCGGCGCATCGCTCGACGCGATTACCAAAGTTACCCAAGACGTAATTGAGCAAGGAGAGACATAG
- a CDS encoding DUF4405 domain-containing protein: MPKKTNLSLQTRANWLVDASVLVSGLLAALTGIYFLFFPSGGYRGGRNPFYGMTILFDRHVWQNWHAETGMVMIVVAIIHLVIHWRWIKTMTKRAMNALFAQACPLSNGAKLNLAVDLVVAISFSLTAISGLYFFFLPARPMFVFDRVTWDLIHTWAFVVLLAGVLAHLAIHWRWMTNVTERIFRFPRARQSQSITIAAPSE, from the coding sequence ATGCCAAAGAAAACGAATCTCTCTTTGCAGACCCGCGCGAACTGGCTCGTCGACGCGAGCGTGTTGGTGAGCGGGTTGCTTGCCGCGCTGACCGGCATCTACTTTTTGTTTTTTCCATCGGGCGGCTATCGCGGTGGACGCAATCCGTTCTATGGCATGACCATTTTGTTCGACCGGCATGTGTGGCAGAACTGGCATGCTGAGACAGGGATGGTGATGATCGTCGTCGCGATAATTCACCTCGTGATTCACTGGCGATGGATCAAGACGATGACCAAGCGCGCGATGAATGCGCTGTTCGCCCAGGCGTGTCCGTTGTCGAACGGTGCGAAACTGAATCTCGCGGTTGATCTTGTTGTCGCGATTAGTTTTAGTTTGACCGCGATCTCCGGCTTGTACTTTTTCTTCTTGCCCGCGCGACCCATGTTCGTATTCGACCGCGTGACCTGGGACTTGATTCACACGTGGGCGTTCGTCGTGTTGCTGGCAGGCGTGCTGGCGCATCTGGCGATTCACTGGCGCTGGATGACGAATGTGACGGAACGCATCTTCCGGTTTCCGCGCGCGCGACAATCGCAATCCATCACCATTGCCGCGCCGAGTGAATAA